The Variovorax sp. PMC12 genome segment CGTCGAAGCCTTCACCAAGGGTGAAGTCAAGGGCAAGACCGGTTCGCTGACCGCACTGCCGATCATCGAAACGCAAGCCGGCGACGTGTCCGCCTTCGTTCCGACCAACGTGATCTCGATCACCGACGGTCAGATCTTCCTGGAAACCAACCTGTTCAACGCCGGTATCCGCCCCGCCATCAACGCCGGTATCTCGGTGTCGCGCGTGGGTTCGTCGGCTCAGACCAACCTGGTGAAGAACCAGTCCGGCGGTATCCGTACCGACCTGGCGCAGTACCGCGAACTCGCGGCCTTCGCCCAATTCGCATCCGACCTGGACGAAGCCACCCGCAAGCAGCTCGACCGCGGTGCCCGCGTGACCGAACTGCTGAAGCAGACCCAGTACAGCCCGCTGCCCATCTCGCTGATGAGCGCCACGCTGTTCGCGGTGAACAAGGGCTTCATGGACGACATCGACGTCAAGAAGGTGCTCTCGTTCGAACACGGCTTCCACCAGTACCTGAAGTCGAGCCACGCTTCGCTGCTGGAAACGATGGAAAAGCACGGCGCCAAGTGGGACGTCAAGCCCGCCAAGGCCGACGACAGCGACGCCAAGAAGGCACTCAAGAAGACCTGCCAGGACGCCGAAGCCGAACTGCTGGCCGCCGCCACTTCGTTCAAGAAGTCGTTCGCCTGATCGACGCAAGAAGGAGCTCTCATGGCAGCTGGTAAGGAAATCCGCGGCAAGATCAAATCGGTGGAAAACACCAAGAAGATCACCAAGGCCATGGAAATGGTCTCGGTTTCCAAGATGCGCAAGGCGCAGGAACGCATGCGCGCCGCTCGCCCCTACAGCGAAAAGATCCGCAACATCGCGGCCAATCTCGGCAAGGCGAATCCGGAGTACACCCACGCGTTCATGAAGACGACCGAGGCCAAGGGCGTCGGTTTCATCATCGTGACCAGCGACAAGGGCCTGTGCGGCGGCTTGAACACCAACCTGCTGCGTGCAGTGACGGCCAAGCTGCGCGAAGCGCAGTCGGCCGGCAACGTGGTGGAGTCGGTGGCCATCGGCAGCAAGGGCCTGGGTTTCCTGAACCGCATCGGCGCCCGCGTGGTGGCCCATGTGACGCAGCTGGGCGACACGCCGCATCTCGACAAGCTCATCGGGCCGGTCAAGACGCTGCTCGACGCCTATGCGGAAGGCAAGCTGTCGGCCGTGTACCTGTGCTACACGAAGTTCATCAACACCATCAAGCAAGAGCCGATGGTGGAGCAGTTGCTGCCGCTCAAGGCCGAAACGCTGCAGACCGAGTCGGGACACCATTCGTGGGACTACATCTACGAACCCGACGCGCAAAGCGTGATCGACGAGCTGCTGGTGCGCTACGTGGAATCGCTGGTGTACCAGGCCGTGGCCGAGAACATGGCGTCCGAGCATTCGGCGCGCATGGTGGCCATGAAGGCTGCAACGGACAACGCGGGCAACGTGATCAGCGAACTGAAGCTGGTCTACAACAAGACCCGCCAGGCCGGCATCACCAAGGAACTGTCGGAGATCGTGTCCGGCGCTGCAGCCGCCGCGGGCGTTTGATGGTTGGCGGGGCAATGGAACGGGCCACATTGCCTGCCGTGCGCGCTTCGCGTGCACAGTGACTCAAGGCCTTCTTTCAAGGGGACTACGCGCAAATGAAGAAAATTCTTGCTCTGGTGGCGGTTGCTGCCGCTCTGACCGCCTGCTCCAAAAAGGAAGAGGCGCCCGCGCCTGCACCGGCTCCGGCTGCTGCACCCGCGGCGCCCGCTCCCGCCGCCGCAACGCCTGCAGCCCCCGCAGCGGCATCGACGGCTTCGGCCGACCTGCCGCAAGAGTGCAACGACTACCTCGCCAAGGTGCAGACCTGCGTTTCCGCGCAAAGCGGTGCAGCCGCCGACGCGATGAAGGCGAGTCTCGACCAGACCAAGGCCACCTGGGCTTCCATGGGTGCCGACAAGGCTGCGCTGGGTCAGGCCTGCAAGGCCGCCTCGGACGCATTCGCGGCGCAAGCCACGGCAATGAAGTGCTGACCTGAACTGAACTGAACCAATCAAGGGTGCCGGCCCGTCCGGCATTCTTGCAAAAGCGGCCCGTTTCGGCACCAGGACGCTTCTGCAAGAACCTGTCGCAAATTTATTGAGATCCATCCAGAAGGAAACGCCATGGCTGAAGGAAAAATTGTCCAATGTATCGGCGCCGTGGTCGACGTGGAGTTCCCGCGTGACCAGATGCCCAAGGTGTACGACGCCTTGAAATTCGAAGGCAGCGCGCTGACTCTCGAAGTCCAGCAACAGCTCGGCGACGGCGTGGTGCGCACGATTGCACTGGGCTCGTCCGATGGCCTGCGCCGCGGCCTGATCGTCACGAACACCGGCGCACCCATCACGGTGCCCGTCGGCAAGGCCACGCTCGGCCGCATCATGGACGTGCTGGGCGCGCCCATCGACGAACGCGGCCCGGTCGGCCAGGAGCTCACCGCTTCGATCCACCGCAAGGCTCCCGCGTACGACGAACTGTCGCCTTCGCAAGACCTGCTGGAAACCGGCATCAAGGTGATCGACCTGGTGTGCCCGTTCGCCAAGGGCGGCAAGGTGGGTCTGTTCGGTGGCGCCGGCGTGGGCAAGACCGTGAACATGATGGAACTCATCAACAACATCGCCAAGGCTCACTCGGGTCTGTCGGTGTTCGCCGGTGTGGGTGAACGTACCCGCGAAGGCAACGACTTCTATCACGAGATGGCCGACTCCGGCGTCGTGAACCTCGAGAAGCTCGAGGACTCGAAGGTGGCCATGGTCTACGGCCAGATGAACGAACCCCCGGGCAACCGTCTGCGCGTGGCGCTGACCGGCCTGACCATCGCCGAGTCGTTCCGCGACGAAGGCCGTGACGTTCTGTTCTTCGTGGACAACATCTATCGCTACACGCTGGCCGGTACCGAAGTGTCGGCTCTGCTGGGCCGCATGCCTTCCGCCGTGGGCTACCAGCCGACGCTGGCCGAGGAAATGGGCCGCCTGCAGGAGCGGATCACGTCGACCAAGGTCGGCTCGATCACCTCGATCCAGGCCGTTTACGTTCCCGCCGACGACTTGACCGACCCGTCGCCCGCCACCACCTTCGCCCACTTGGACTCGACCGTGGTGCTGTCGCGTGACATCGCTTCGCTCGGTATCTACCCCGCCGTGGACCCGCTGGACTCGACCTCGCGCCAGCTCGACCCGAACGTGGTCGGCGAAGAGCACTACAACGTGGCCCGCGCCGTGCAAGGCACGCTGCAGCGCTACAAGGAACTGCGCGACATCATCGCGATTCTGGGCATGGACGAACTGGCTCCCGACGACAAGCTCGCCGTGGCTCGCGCCCGCAAGATCCAGCGTTTCCTGTCGCAGCCGTTCCACGTGGCCGAAGTGTTCACGGGCTCGCCTGGCAAGTACGTGCCGCTGGCCGAAACCATCCGTGGCTTCAAGATGATCGTGAACGGCGAAGCCGACCACCTGCCGGAACAAGCGTTCTACATGGTGGGCGGCATCGACGAAGCGTTCGAAAAGGCCAAGAAGGTCGCTTAAGAAGGAATCACCATGGCAGGCACCATTCATGTGGACGTGGTCAGCGCGGAAGAGTCGATCTTCTCGGGCGAAGCCAGGTTCGTCGCGCTGCCCGGTGAAGCCGGTGAGCTCGGCATCTACCCGCGCCACACCCCGCTGATCACGCGCATCCGCCCCGGCGCCGTGCGCATCGAAATGGCCGATGGCGGCGAAGAGTTCGTCTTCGTGGCCGGCGGCATTCTCGAAGTGCAGCCCAACGCCGTGACCGTGCTGTCCGACACCGCGATCCGCGGCAAGGACCTCGACGACGAGAAGGCCAACCAGGCCAAGGCCGCGGCCGAGGAAGCACTGAAGAACGCGAAGAGCGACATCGACATCGCGATGGCGCAATCGGAGCTGGCCGTGATGGCCGCCCAGATCGCGGCGCTGCGCAAGTACCGCCAGAAGAAGTAAGTAAGCAAGCAATCAAGGAGCCCCTGGGCTCTCTTCCTGAAAAGCCGCCTCTGGGCGGCTTTTTTTGCGTCCGGCGTTTCCCTAACCAAGTCGACTTTGGTTTGAACTTGGCCGAAGTTCGGCCTTGTCCGGCTGAAGACCTGCACCTAGTATTCGCCTTCGCCCGACAGCCGAAGATTGCGGGCGGCGACTTCAAAAGAAAGAACACGGAGACAAACGCGTGGCACCCTGGAGCGGCATCACCGCCGATGAAATGCGGCTGCTGGAAACGACCTTCTGGTCGGCCGGCGGATCGCGCCATGCCATGGCCGAGCAACTCGGCTTCTCCAAGAGCAAGGCCAATGCGCTCATCGCCGGCCTCGTCGAACAGGGGCTGCTGGCCGAAGCGGGCCTGCAGCGTTCGTCGGGCGGGCGGCGTGCCGAAAACCTCCAGCTGCACTTCTGGCTCGGCGTGCTGGTCGGTATCGACATCGGCGCGACCAGCCTCGGCGTGGCCGTGCTGCGGCCCGACCTCACCGTGCTTGCGCAACATGAAGAGCCCGCCGACGTGCGCGAGGGCCCGGCGGTGGTGCTGGCCCGGGTACGGGTGCTGATGCGCGAATTGCTGGCGCAAGGCGGCCACGCCGCGCGCGACGTGCTCGGCATCGGCATCGGCGTGCCCGGCCCCGTCAACTTCGAGATCGGCCAGCTCGTGAACCCGCCGCTGATGCCCGCGTGGGACAGCTTCTCGATCCGCGACTACCTGCGCGAGGACTACGCCGCGCCCGTCTTCGTCGACAACGACGTGAACCTCATGGCGCTCGGCGAGCTGTGGAGGCTCAAGCGTTCGCTGACCAATTTCCTCGTCATCAAGATCGGGACCGGCATCGGCTGCGGCATCGTCTGCCACGGCGAGGTGTACCGGGGCGCGGCCGGCTCCGCGGGTGACGTGGGCCACATCTGCGTCGACCAGGAGGGGCCGCGCTGCCACTGCGGCAACCTGGGCTGCGTCGAGGCCATGGCCGCCGGCCCCGCGATCACGCGCATGGCCGTGCAGGCGGCCGAGGCCGGCGAAAGCGAACTGCTGGCCGAGTGCCTGCGCGTGCATGGCCGCATCGACGCGATCGACGTCGGCCAGGCCAGCCGCGGCGGCGACACCGCGGCCAACGGCATCATCCAGCGCGCGGGCAGCCTCATCGGCCAGATGCTCGCGTCGGTCGTCAACTTCTTCAATCCGTCGCATGTGTTCATCGGCGGCGGCATCACGCGCATCGGGCCGCTGTTCCTCGCGGCGGTGCGCCAGAGCGTGTACCAGCGCTCGCTCGCGCTCTCCACGCGGCACCTGGAAATCCAGTACACGCCGCTGGGCATGCAGGGCGGACTGATAGGCGCGGGCGTGCTTGCGATGCATGAGACCCTGAAGGTTCGCGGAGTGGCGCCATGAGCAGCAGTACGCCAAGCAACAAGGGCAGCGTCGCCGTCGAGTTCGACGGCGTGATCAAGGCCTTCGGCCCGGTGCAGGTGCTGCACGGCGTGAGCTTAGCGCTCGCGCCCGGCCGCGTGTACGGCCTGCTCGGCGAGAACGGCGCGGGCAAGTCGACGCTGATGAAGATTCTTGCCGGCTACGAGCAGCTCACTGGCGGCACGCTGCGCATCAACGGCCAGCCGCAGCAGTTCGGCAGCTCGCGCGATGCCGAGGCGCTGGGCATCGTGCTGATCCACCAGGAGTTCAACCTCGCGGAAGACCTGAGCGTGGCGCAGAACATCTTCCTGGGCCATGAAAAGAAGAAGGGCTGGCTGCTGGACGACGCCTCGATGGAGCGCGAAGCCGCCGCCGCGCTCGCCGCCGTCGGCCTGAACATCGATCCGCGCACCAAGGTGCGAAAGCTCATCGTCGCCGAGAAGCAGCTCGTCGAGATCGCGAAGGCCATCGCCCGCCGCGCGCGCCTGCTCGTGATGGACGAGCCCACCGCCACGCTCACGCCCGGCGAGACCGAGCGCCTGTTCAAGCTCATCGCGCAGCTGCGCGCCGACGGCGTGACCATCGTCTACATCTCGCACAAGCTCGACGAGGTGGAGCAGGTGACCGACGAGGTGATCGTCATGCGCGACGGCCGCTTCGTCGCGCGCGCGCCCACGCCCGAGGTCACGCGCCAGCAGATGGCCAACCTCATGGTGGGCCGCGAGCTGGCCGACCTGTACCCGCCGCGCGACGTGGTGGTGGCCGCCGATGCGCCCGCCATGCGCGTGCGAAATTTCAATGTGCCCGGCTGGGCGCAAGACGCGAGCTTCGAGGTGCGCCCCGGCGAGATCCTCGGTTTCGCGGGCCTCGTGGGCGCGGGGCGCACCGAGCTCTTCGAAGGCCTGCTCGGCCTTCGCCCCGCGAGCGGCAGCGTCGAGATGCTCGGCAAGCCCGTGCCCGGCGGCAAGGGCTGGCGCAACCCGCGCGACGCGGCGAAGCACGGCCTCACCTATCTGAGCGAAGACCGCAAGGGCAAGGGCCTGCACGTCAACTTCGGCCTGCGGCACAACCTCACGCTGATGGCGCTCGAACGCTATGCGCAGCCCTGGCTCAAGCCCGAAGCCGAACGCGGCGCGCTGGCCGGGGCGGTGAAGGACTACGGCATCCGCACCGGCTCGCTCGAGGTCAAGGCCTCGTCGCTGTCGGGCGGCAACCAGCAGAAGCTCGCGCTCGCCAAGGTGCTGCAGCCGCAGCCGAAGGTGGTGGTGCTCGACGAGCCCACGCGCGGCGTGGACGTGGGCGCCAAGCGCGACATCTATTTCCTGATCCAGCGACTGGCCCGCGAAGGGCTTGCGGTGATCGTCGTCTCGTCGGAACTGATGGAGCTGATCGGCCTGTGCCACCGCGTGGCGGTGATGCGCGCCGGAAAGCTGGTCGCCACGCTCGACGCGGACCATTTGACAGAAGAGGAGCTCATCGCTCATGCCACCGGAACAGCAGACACCACCGCCGCGCACGCTTGAAGCCGCGCAGCAGCAGCACCGCAGCGAGGCAAAGCCGCGCTGGACCGAGCGCCTGCACGGCCTCGGCCCGGTCATCGGCCTGGTGCTGCTTTGCATTGCCGGCACGCTGCTCAACAGCGACTTCGCGACCGTCGACAACGCGATGAACGTGCTCACGCGCACCGCCTTCATCGGCATCATCGCGGTGGGCATGTGCTTCGTGATCATTTCGGGCGGCATCGACCTGTCGGTGGGCTCGATGGCCGCGCTCATCGCGGGCAGCGTGATCATGTTCATCAACTGGGCCGGCCCGGCATCGGGCTCGCCGCTGCTGGCGGTGGTGATGGGCGCTGTGCTGGCCATCGTGCTGGGCGCTGTGTTCGGCCTTGCGCACGGCCTGCTCATCACCAAGGGGCGCATCGAGCCCTTCATCGTGACGCTGGGCACGCTGGGCATCTTCCGCGCGTACCTCACCTACTTTGCCGACGGCGGCGCGCTCACGCTCGACAACGAACTGTCGGACCTCTACGCGCCGGTGTACTACGCCAGCCTCGCGGGCATTCCGGTGCCGGTGTGGGTGTTCGTGATCGTCGCGATCATCGGCGGCGTCATATTGAACCGCACGGCCTACGGGCGCTACGTGCAGGCCATCGGCTCGAACGAGCAGGTGGCGCGCTACGCGGCCGTGGACGTCGACCGCGTGAAGATCATGACCTACGTGCTGCTCGGCGTGTGCGTGGGCATTGCCACGCTGCTCTACGTGCCGCGCCTGGGCTCGGCCTCGCCGACCACCGGCCTGCTGTGGGAGCTGGAAGCCATTGCCGCGGTGATCGTCGGCGGCACCGCGCTCAAGGGCGGCGCGGGCAGCATCACCGGCACGGTGGTGGGCGCGATCCTGCTCTCGGTCATCAGCAACATCCTGAACCTCACCAGCATCATCAGCGTGTACCTGAATGCCGCGGTGCAGGGCTTCGTGATCATCATCGTCGCGTTCCTGCAGCGCGGCCGGCGCTAGTTCCCTTCCCGTTCCGTTCCATCCACCAAGAGGAGACATCCAGCATGACAACTTTCACCAGACGCCTCGCGCTCACGGCCGTTGCCGCCGCAGCCTTCGCCAGCCTGCCCGCGCTCGCCGCAGAGAAGGTCAACCTCGGCGTTTCGATTCCCGCGGCCACGCACAGCTTCATGGGCGGCATCAACTACTGGGCCAACCAGGCGAAGAAGGACCTCGAGAAGGAACACAAGGACCTGAAGATCACCATCAAGACGGCCGCCAACGCGCCCGAGCAGGCCAACCAGCTGCAGGACCTGTCGACGGTGACCAAGATCAACGCGCTGGTCGTGTTCCCGTTCGAATCCGCCGCGCTGACCAAGCCGGTCGCGCAGGTCAAGGCCAAGGGCGCCTACGTGACCGTGGTCGACCGCGGCCTGACCGACACCAGCGCGCAGGACGCCTACGTGGCCGGCGACAACACCGCCTTCGGCAAGATCCCGGCCGAGTACATCGTGAAGCAGCTCAACGGCAAGGGCAACGTGGTGGCGCTGCGCGGCATCGCGACCACGCTCGACAACGAGCGCATGGACGCCTTCAACGCCGTGCTCAAGGGCAGCCCCGACATCAAGCTGCTGGACGCCAAGTACGCCAACTGGAACCGCGACGACGCCTTCAAGGTCACGCAGGACTACCTCACGCGCTTCAAGAACATCGACGCCATCTGGGCCGCCGACGACGACATGGCCGTGGGCGTGCTCAAGGCCATCTCGCAGGCCAAGCGCGACGACATCAAGATCGTGTTCGGCGGCGCCGGCGCGAAGGACATGGTCAAGACCATCATGGACGGCAAGGACCCGCGCATCACGGCCGACGTGAGCTATTCGCCCAAGTTCATCTACGACGCGATCAAGCTCACGGCCGAAGCGCGCCTGAAGGGCGAGAAGCTGCCGGCGACGACGATCATTCCTTCGGTGCTGATCACGAAGGAAAACGCCAAAGAGTTCTACCACCCCAACTCGCCGTTCTGAGGTGATCGAGATCGCTCCACGCAAGCTCCGCTACGCCATGGTCGGCGGCGGCCGCGACGCCTTCATCGGCGCCGTGCACCGCAAGGCCATGGCGCTCGACGGCCAGATCGAGCTCGTGGCGGGGGCGCTGTCGTCGAGCCCCGACAAGGCGCGCGCCTCGGGCCGCGACCTCGGCCTGGCCGACGGCCGCAACCACGGCGACTGGCAGTCGCTGCTGGCCGACGAGCTGAAGCGGCCCGCTGACGAACGCATCGACTTCGTGTCGATCGTCACGCCCAACCACGTGCACTTTCCGGTGGCGCAGGCTTTTGCCGACGCCGGCTTCCACGTGGTGTGCGACAAGCCGCTGGTGCACACGCGCGAGCAGGCCGATGCGCTGGTCGCCACGGTCGCGAAGCGGGGTACGGTGTTCGGCGTCACCTACAACTACACCGGCTACCCGATGGTGCGGCAGGCCCGCGAGATGGTGCGGTCTGGCCAGATCGGCGAAGTGCGCAAGGTCGTCGTCGAATACAACCAGGGCTGGCTTGCCAGCCATGTCGAAGGCGGCACCAACAAGCAGGCCGACTGGCGCACCGACCCCGCGCGCAGCGGCGCGGCCGGGGCCATCGGCGACATCGGCTCGCATGCCGAGAACCTCGTGGCCAGCGTCACCGGCCTGGAGATCGAAAGCCTCTGCGCCGACCTCAGCGCGCTGGTGCCGGGCCGCATGCTCGACGACGACGGCAGCCTGCTGCTGCGCTTCAAGGGCGGCGCGCGCGGCGTGCTGGTGGCCTCGCAGATCAGCACGGGGCTGGAGAACGACCTGCGCCTGCGCATCTCCGGCACGCGGGGCACGCTCGAATGGCACCAGGAGCAGCCCAGCCAGTTGCAGCACCTGCCGCACGACGGACCCAGGCGCGTGCTGACGCGCGGCGCGCCCTGGCTGTGCGAGGCCGCGCAACGCGCGAGCCGGCTGCCGGCGGGGCACCCCGAAGGCTTCATCGAGGCCTTCGCCAACGTGTATGCCGGCGTGGCGGCGGACATCCGCGCCCGGCTCGAAGTGCGGACGGCCGACCCACTGGCCGCCGACTATCCGCGCGTGGAAGACGGCGCGCGCGGCGTGCGCTTCATCGAACGCACGGTGGCTTCCGCGCAAAGCGAATTAAAGTGGACGCCCTGGTAGCGCATGCGCGCTGCCGCGGGCTTCCATGACATCCACCATCACCGACAACACCGGCGCCTCGCGCCCGGCCACGCAGACCTGGCCCGCGGCGCTCTGGCGGCGCTGCATCACGCTGTTCCCGCTGAAGCTGGTGGGCAACACGGTCGCCACGCTCGGCTTCTTCCCGCTGTACTTCTGGATCGCGAAGAACGCGGGCCAGGCCTGGGTGCTGCCGCTCACCGCCTTCGACCGCGCCATCGCCTTCTGGCCGGCGCTGCTGCCGGTGTATCTCTCGCTGTGGGGCTACATCGCGCTGCCGGTGCTGCTGGCCAAGGACATGCGCGAGCTGACGCGCTTCTCCCTCGGCTGCGCGGCGATGACCTTGCTGGCGCTGCTCGTGTTCTGGTTCATGCCCACGGCCATTCCCAATTTCGCGGTCGCCACCACGCCGGGCACTTCGCTGCAGTTCCTGAAGATGGTCGATTCGGCGGGCAATGCCTTTCCGTCGCTGCATGTGTCGTTCTCGGTGTTCGCCTGCGTCATGCTCGCGCGGCAGTTGCGCGATGCGGGCGCGCCGGCGTGGCTGCGCTTCGTCAACGTGGCGTGGGCCGCGGGCATCGTCTATTCGACGATGGCGGTGCGCCAGCATGTGCTGGTCGACGTGCTGGGCGGCCTTGCGCTGGGCGTCGCGCTCGGCGTGGCCACGCGGCAGCGGGAGCCGGCCGCGGCTGCTGCGCATGCGCGTGCGGCGTAGGCCGATCGCGGTATTCCGCCGCCACCGGGCGCGCGGTACAAATCCGGCATCGTCGCCGTCCAGGCGATGCGGAGCCCGCCATGAAGATTCGCCCGTCCGCCGCCGCTGCAGCCTGCCTTGCGGCGGCTGCGATCGCCATGCCCGCGTTCGCGCTCGACTACCCGGCGCGCAAGCCCGGCCTGTGGGAGATCCAGACCGGCGACGGCGGCAAGGGCCAGGGCCACACCATGCAGCAGTGCATCGACGCGGCCAGCGACAAGTCGCTGCGCGAAATGGGCCAGGGCATGGGCAAGGAAATGTGCTCGAAGCAGGAGCTGCGGCTCGACGGCGGCAAGCTGGTGATGGACTCCGTGTGCAAGATCGGCAACACCACCGCCACCTCGCATGCGGTGATGAGCGGCGACTTCAACTCGGCCTACCGCATGGAAAGCAAATCGAGCTACAACCCGCCGCTGATGGGCCGCGCCGAAGGCACCAGCGTGATCGAGGCCCGGTGGGTCGGCCCCTGCAAGGCCGACCAGAAGCCCGGCGACATGGTCATGCCCAACGGCATGAAGATGAACGTCATCGACATGATGAACAACCGGCCCAAGCGGCCCTGACTGGGCCTGCGGGGCAGGCCGGCGGGTAGGCGCCGGCCCACAGCGCTTCGCGGCTGACGTTCGGCGCCGGGCAGCGCCGGCTGCGCCTACGATGGCGTGCCATGCCCGCAACGCAGCAAGAAGATCTCGTCGTCGCCCGGCCCGAGGGCCTGTACTGCCCGCCGGGCGATTTCTACATCGACCCCTGGCGGCCGGTGGCGCGCGCCGTCATCACCCACGCCCATTCGGACCACGCACGCACGGGGCATGGGCACTACCTGGCTCACACCGACAGCGCCGGCACCCTGCGCACGCGGCTGGGCGCCGACATCGACCTGCAGACGCTGCCCTACGGCGAAGCCATCACACACCACGGCGTGCGCGTCTCCCTGCATCCGGCAGGGCACGTGCTGGGCTCGGCGCAGGTGCGGCTCGAGCACGGCGGGCGCGTGTGGGTGGCCTCGGGCGACTACAAGACGGAGCCCGACGGCACCTGCACCCCCTTCGAGCCTGTGCCTTGCGACACCTTCATCACCGAATCCACCTTCGGCCTGCCGATCTACCGCTGGCCCACGCAGGCCGCGCTGTTCGCGGAGATCGACGCATGGTGGCGCGCCAATGCCGAGGCGGGGCGCGCGTCGGTGCTGTTCTGCTATGCCTTCGGCAAGGCGCAGCGCATCCTGCACGGGGTGGACGCGAGCATCGGGCCGATCATGGTGCACGGGGCGGTGGAGCCGCTCAATGCCGTGTACCGCGCGGCGGGCGTGGCGCTGCCGCCGACGCTGCGCGTGAGCGACGAAGGTGTCGACGCGGCGCTGCTCAAGCGCGCGCTGGTGCTGGCCCCGCCGTCGGCGCAGGGCACGCCGTGGATGCGCCGCTTCGGCAACTATGCCGATGCGTTCGCCAGCGGATGGATGCAACTGCGTGGCACGCGCAGGCGGCGCGGCGTGGACCGCGGCTTCGTGATGTCGGATCACGCGGACTGGCCGGGGCTGCAGAAGGCGATCGCCGGCACGGGCGCGCAGCGCGTGTTCGTCACGCATGGCAGCGTGCAGGTGATGGTGCGGTGGCTGACGGAGAACGGGCTGGATGCGCAGGGCTTCAAGACCGAGTACGGCGATGAAGACGACCAGGCGGCACCCGATGGAGCCGCCGACGGCCCCCATCCCGGCCTTCCCCCGGCGGGAGAAGGAGCGAACGCATGAAAGCCTTTGCCGCGCTCTACCGCGAGCTCGACGCCAGCACCTCGAACCTCGCCAAGCAGGCCGCGCTGCAGCGCTACCTGCGCGAGGCCGACGCGGCCGATGCCGCATGGGCCGTGTACTTCCTGGCCGGCGGCAAGCCGCGCCAGCTGGTGCCCACCAAGCTGCTGCGCCTGCTCGCGCAGGAAGCCGCGGGCCTGCCGGAGTGGCTGTTCGACGAAAGCTACGACGCGGTTGGCGACCTCGCGGAAACCATCGCGCTGCTGCTGCCGCCCCCCAGCAGGGCGCATGATCTCGGGCTCGCGGGCTGGGTCGAGCAGCACCTGCTGCCGCTGCGCGATGCGGCGAAGACTTCGCCCGAGCAACTGGCCGACCGCCTGCGCGCGCAGTGGCGCCAGCTCGCGGCCGAAGAGCGGCTGGTGTACTTCAAGCTCATCACCGGCGCGTTCCGCGTGGGCGTGTCGAAGCTGCAGGTCACGCAGGCGCTGGCGGCCGTCGGCGGCATCGACCCCAAGCGCGTCGCGCAGCGGCTCATGGGCTACACGCACATCGGCGCGCGGCCGCATCCGGACGACTACCAGGCGCTCATCGCCCCCGAGTCGGGCATGGAGCAGGTGCAGAAGACCAGCGGGCAGCCGTACCCGTTCTTCCTTGCGCATCCGTTCAACCTGCCGGTGGAGCAGTTCGACGCCGTGCTCGGGCCGCCTTCCGGCTGGATCGTGGAATGGAAGTGGGACGGCATCCGCGCGCAACTGGTCAAGCGTGCGGGCGTGCCATGGGTGTGGTCGCGCGGCGAAGAGCTGGTGACGGAGCGATTCCCCGAACTCGCGGTGCTCGGCGAAGCCTTGCCCGACGGCACCGTGCTCGACGGCGAGATCGCGGTATGGCGCGACGGCAAGGTGCAGCCCTTTGCGGAGCTGCAGAAGCGCATCGGCCGCAAGACGCTCGGCGCCAAGCTGCTGCGCGACATTCCGGTCGTGCTGCTGGCCTACGACCTTCTCGAATGGGAAGGCCAGGACCTGCGCGCGCTGCCGCAGTCGGAACGCCGGGCGCTGCTCGACGAACTGGTCGCGCGCATGCAGCACCCTTCGCTGCTGCCCAGCCCGATGCTCACGGGCGTCGACTGGAACGATCTGTCCACGCAGCGCGAAGCCGCGCGCGCCATGGGTGTCGAAGGCATGATGCTCAAGCGCCGCGACGC includes the following:
- a CDS encoding ATP-dependent DNA ligase; its protein translation is MKAFAALYRELDASTSNLAKQAALQRYLREADAADAAWAVYFLAGGKPRQLVPTKLLRLLAQEAAGLPEWLFDESYDAVGDLAETIALLLPPPSRAHDLGLAGWVEQHLLPLRDAAKTSPEQLADRLRAQWRQLAAEERLVYFKLITGAFRVGVSKLQVTQALAAVGGIDPKRVAQRLMGYTHIGARPHPDDYQALIAPESGMEQVQKTSGQPYPFFLAHPFNLPVEQFDAVLGPPSGWIVEWKWDGIRAQLVKRAGVPWVWSRGEELVTERFPELAVLGEALPDGTVLDGEIAVWRDGKVQPFAELQKRIGRKTLGAKLLRDIPVVLLAYDLLEWEGQDLRALPQSERRALLDELVARMQHPSLLPSPMLTGVDWNDLSTQREAARAMGVEGMMLKRRDAQYGVGRTKDVGVWWKWKIDPLSIDAVLIYAQRGHGRRASLYSDYTFAVWDGPPGQEDRRLVPFAKAYSGLTDAEMARVDAIIRKTTVETFGPVKSVKPTLVFELGFEGIARSTRHKSGIAVRFPRMLRWREDKPVEEADTLQTLAALLPA